From one Solanum lycopersicum chromosome 12, SLM_r2.1 genomic stretch:
- the LOC104645143 gene encoding suppressor protein SRP40-like encodes MAPKKESSSSTSTHQPAIGTRTSERIARPNLGSDTDPQQPPVNVAPSSSGSGKAKLGCNVKPPRFKKAETKNSDGGGGGGESLSMGLMKKVNSGPAAIGTQSSVPLRGKGKVDSDPKPPMSKKVETKISDGGGGGESSSMDSKEKANSGPAAIGKDKVGSSVPSDSVSQPPKSEKAKTNISGESSSMDSKNKTNTESAAIVTQRSTRQQRGKGITTAGGASSPSATAAVAARRRNEIPKSPIAQKPIISPNTRSSSTKISSTTSYGGNTRVSGPAKKRLSMEPSSSSGRLDKGKAKMVPSEENTPEDMKDKKYPSLFKPVSITSSEANAILAKRLPLKKRAVVIPTSSVLTRQGKARLVNSQPEKSTASTARQSKPKSDSDPIPPADPQPPKGRASTSGQN; translated from the coding sequence ATGGCTCCTAAGAAGGAGTCGTCGTCCTCAACTTCCACTCATCAACCCGCCATTGGTACTCGAACATCTGAACGCATTGCAAGACCCAATTTGGGTTCTGATACTGACCCTCAGCAGCCACCTGTTAATGTTGCTCCAAGCTCTTCTGGAAGTGGAAAAGCAAAATTGGGTTGTAATGTTAAGCCACCCAGGTTCAAGAAGGCAGAAACAAAGAATtctgatggtggtggtggtggtggtgaatCTTTGTCAATGGGTTTGATGAAAAAGGTGAATTCAGGGCCTGCTGCCATTGGTACTCAAAGCTCTGTTCCACTACGCGGTAAAGGAAAAGTGGATTCTGATCCTAAGCCACCCATGTCCAAGAAGGTAGAAACAAAGATTtctgatggtggtggtggtggagaaTCTTCTTCTATGGATTCCAAGGAAAAGGCGAATTCAGGGCCTGCCGCTATTGGCAAAGACAAAGTGGGTTCTAGTGTACCTTCTGATTCTGTTTCTCAACCACCCAAATCGGAAAAGGCTAAAACAAACATTTCTGGTGAATCTTCTTCCATGGACTCCAAGAATAAGACGAATACGGAGTCTGCCGCCATTGTTACTCAAAGATCTACTCGACAACAACGCGGCAAAGGTATCACCACTGCTGGCGGCGCCTCTTCTCCCTCCGCCACCGCCGCCGTCGCCGCCCGCCGTCGCAATGAAATACCCAAATCGCCTATTGCTCAAAAACCCATAATATCACCAAATACTCGTTCATCCAGTACCAAGATATCCAGCACAACTTCTTATGGGGGAAACACAAGAGTCTCTGGACCAGCCAAGAAAAGGTTAAGTATGGAACCCTCCTCCAGTTCCGGTCGACTTGATAAAGGCAAAGCGAAAATGGTTCCTTCTGAGGAAAATACGCCGGAAGATATGAAAGACAAGAAGTACCCAAGCCTGTTCAAACCAGTGAGTATAACAAGCTCTGAAGCCAATGCCATCCTCGCTAAGCGGTTGCCGCTCAAGAAAAGGGCAGTTGTGATTCCAACTTCCAGTGTTCTCACCCGTCAGGGCAAAGCCCGATTGGTAAATTCACAACCAGAAAAATCCACAGCGTCCACTGCTCGCCAGAGCAAACCCAAATCCGATTCTGATCCGATTCCTCCTGCTGACCCACAACCACCAAAAGGCAGAGCTTCCACTTCGGGGCAAAACTGA
- the LOC101261500 gene encoding uncharacterized protein, producing MAKDQTGFSSFRFCCWFLVFFFALSSIPLLYWPCFFGYGYSYIQMTTSNKNGSTNLLRFSKAWNHLDFSSQPPQRLLKIALFVKKWPDENKAGGLERHALTLHLALAKRGHELHIFTASSSNSSFPLYPHFHISRPTAAGYLDQAVVWKQFQAENATKRPFDVIHTESVGLRHTRSKNLKNLAVSWHGIAYETIHSDIIQELLRNTTDDPVKSPALSERMKKVIEEVKFFPNYAHHVATSDHAGDVLKRIYMIPEERVHVILNGVNEEIFKPDVSKGSAFRSNLGIPESKSLIVGLAGRLVKDKGHPLMFEALQQIFNENSTFRDNVIVLVAGNGPWGTRYKGLGSNNVMVLGPLEQDQLAGFYNAIDVFINPTLRAQGLDHTLLEAILTGKPLLATKLASITGSIIVSQEIGYTYAPTVRELKKALYKILEDGRESLQKKGRFARKRGLKLFTATKMAAAYERLFLCISSDEKQVHNYCMYQPQ from the coding sequence ATGGCAAAAGATCAAACTGGTTTTTCCAGTTTTCGATTTTGTTGCTggtttcttgttttcttctttgcctTGTCATCTATTCCTCTACTCTACTGGCCTTGTTTCTTTGGCTATGGCTATTCCTATATCCAAATGACAACGAGCAACAAAAACGGATCAACTAATCTACTGAGATTCTCGAAAGCTTGGAATCATCTTGACTTTTCATCACAACCACCTCAAAGACTCCTTAAAATTGCTCTGTTTGTCAAGAAATGGCCAGATGAAAATAAAGCTGGAGGACTTGAACGACACGCCTTAACACTCCATCTCGCCTTAGCTAAACGAGGCCACGAGCTTCATATCTTCACAGCTTCATCCTCCAACTCATCATTCCCTTTATATCCACATTTTCACATCTCGAGGCCTACTGCTGCCGGATATCTTGACCAAGCCGTTGTTTGGAAGCAATTTCAAGCAGAAAACGCGACAAAAAGGCCCTTCGATGTGATTCATACAGAGAGTGTAGGCCTTAGACATACTAGATCGAAAAACCTGAAAAATCTTGCTGTTAGTTGGCATGGAATTGCCTATGAAACTATACATTCTGATATCATACAGGAGCTTCTCCGAAATACTACTGATGATCCTGTAAAGTCACCTGCTTTGTCTGAAAGAATGAAGAAGGTTATTGAAGAGGTAAAGTTTTTCCCAAATTACGCTCACCACGTTGCCACGAGTGATCATGCTGGAGATGTACTTAAAAGGATCTATATGATCCCTGAAGAACGCGTTCATGTCATACTAAACGGTGTCAATGAGGAGATATTCAAGCCTGATGTTTCAAAGGGCAGTGCTTTCAGATCCAACCTTGGAATCCCGGAATCAAAGTCCCTAATCGTGGGGTTAGCCGGGAGGTTAGTTAAAGATAAAGGACACCCTTTAATGTTTGAAGCCTTACAACAAATTTTCAATGAGAACTCAACATTCAGGGACAATGTCATTGTTCTGGTTGCTGGAAATGGTCCATGGGGTACTCGATACAAAGGCCTCGGATCGAATAATGTGATGGTTTTAGGACCATTAGAACAGGATCAACTAGCAGGATTCTACAATGCAATAGATGTATTCATAAACCCCACATTAAGAGCTCAAGGATTGGATCACACACTATTAGAAGCCATACTAACAGGTAAGCCTTTGTTAGCAACGAAACTCGCCAGCATTACTGGTTCGATCATCGTTAGCCAAGAAATCGGGTATACATATGCACCTACAGTAAGGGAATTGAAGAAAGCTTTGTATAAGATTTTGGAGGATGGAAGGGAAAGTTTACAGAAGAAAGGAAGATTTGCTAGAAAGAGGGGTTTGAAGTTGTTTACTGCTACCAAAATGGCTGCAGCATATGAAAGACTGTTTCTTTGTATCTCAAGTGATGAAAAGCAAGTACATAACTATTGTATGTACCAACCTCAGTAA
- the LOC101261207 gene encoding COP1-interactive protein 1 — protein MEAEMAKQRLKGSLKAFQIHMDPEKEAQMKGIKIEIENKVKRIVKLSKSMNKGSREGNTRRRAELIQLVDDLHKQYQSLYAKYENLKGEVKYNLCAKAGDDAASSSSSVSDSEAYHSPWQFAGEGTSYFSNTTNHENASLDLDSLPDSPTSSVQEPESRDFFKGLNNQGTENSMTEKLMNESAWLKEKLTEKEEDILSLTKKYEVHESERLAEIKTLEDQIEMMKIELETSCVQKKELGEKFTCKSNEFKQMEAAFQEKSDQFSNLLTRFEENQTNSKSKIDDLMAQAKSLQQELDSLHTERNEQLKSFNNQKRELELSLEKKCHEGTVEVKDLNEKIKFLQQELEATSHRKSEVEMSLKEKNEELSECHLQIENLKEKLTSASSIEKEILKAKEGLQLEVDSLCSQKSDLEKQIRDINQEAHRSQLEKEELTDKMKELETILLEKKHEMSTLQKKHEAYTNENSAMATQINTLQQQLRTEETEKVLLLSQLEKDKHNSYNSLTHMEKKNIDLTTKITDQAKSIRENEDIIKKLNEEHRQMKIRLEDSKSNLQSAEKKIEEMTEDLRKKFEDGLRILSRRIRVAEQMHLENKEWYQKTRDSYEKENNDLKEKNSRLQVGVRGIKDMTLTANDTLASLDTIALKFEECTGHFFNRMSKVSCELKFVKDWVMRKNKAIVHVQDDLDCLLEQLDIKEAEILVYREKVWKSDNKVRELEKMIKEKDDSMLALKEEKREAIRQLCIWIDYHRSRSVYYQKSLSVFGSRKNL, from the exons ATGGAAGCAGAGATGGCGAAGCAACGTTTGAAGGGTTCGTTGAAGGCTTTTCAGATTCATATGGATCCTGAAAAAGAAGCACAGATGAAAGGCATAAAAATAG AGATTGAAAACAAGGTAAAAAGGATTGTGAAGCTGAGCAAGAGTATGAACAAAGGAAGTAGAGAGGGGAACACAAGGAGAAGAGCAGAACTTATACAACTTGTTGATGATCTCCATAAACAATACCAGTCACTCTATGCTAAGTATGAAAATCTCAAAGGAGAAGTGAAGTATAATCTTTGTGCCAAAGCCGGGGACGATGCtgcatcttcatcttcttcagttTCAGATTCCGAAGCATATCATTCCCCGTGGCAGTTTGCTGGCGAAGGCACCTCATACTTTTCAAACACTACAAATCACGAAAATGCAAGTTTGGACTTGGACTCGTTACCTGATTCACCAACATCTTCTGTTCAAGAACCAGAATCTCGAGATTTTTTCAAGGGCTTGAACAATCAAGGCACAGAAAATAGCATGACGGAGAAGTTGATGAATGAATCTGCCTGGTTGAAGGAGAAACTaacagaaaaagaagaagatatctTGTCTCTTACCAAGAAATACGAGGTTCACGAGAGTGAGAGATTGGCTGAGATAAAGACATTAGAGGATCAAATTGAGATGATGAAGATTGAGCTTGAAACCTCATgtgtacaaaagaaagaactCGGAGAGAAGTTTACGTGCAAGTCAAATGAATTTAAACAAATGGAAGCAGCATTTCAAGAGAAATCAGATCAATTTTCTAATCTTCTTACAAGATTCGAAGAAAATCAGACTAACTCAAAGTCGAAAATTGATGATCTAATGGCACAGGCAAAATCTCTGCAGCAAGAGTTGGATTCTTTACATACTGAAAGGAATGAACAGCTTAAGTCCTTCAACAATCAGAAACGCGAGCTGGAGTTGTCACTGGAAAAGAAGTGCCACGAGGGAACTGTAGAAGTTAAGGATTTAAACGAAAAGATTAAGTTTCTGCAGCAAGAGCTGGAAGCCACGAGCCATCGTAAATCAGAAGTAGAAATGTCactcaaagaaaaaaatgaagaactaTCCGAATGTCATCTCCAGATTGAAAATCTAAAAGAGAAACTAACAAGCGCCTCTTCGATTGAGAAGGAGATATTAAAAGCGAAAGAAGGCTTACAATTGGAGGTAGACTCACTCTGCAGCCAAAAGAGTGACTTGGAAAAGCAGATAAGGGATATAAACCAAGAAGCTCATCGTTCCCAGTTAGAAAAAGAGGAGCTAACCGATAAGATGAAAGAATTGGAAACCATACTATTAGAGAAGAAACATGAGATGTCAACTCTTCAAAAGAAACACGAGGCCTACACGAATGAGAATTCAGCTATGGCAACACAAATCAACACTCTTCAGCAGCAGCTACGAACCGAGGAAACTGAAAAAGTTCTGTTGCTGTCACAGCTTGAGAAAGATAAACATAACTCGTACAATAGCCTTACTCATATGGAAAAGAAAAACATCGATTTGACCACGAAGATCACAGATCAGGCGAAGTCAATAAGAGAAAATGAAGATATTATAAAGAAGCTTAATGAGGAACATAGACAAATGAAGATCAGGTTAGAAGATTCCAAATCAAATTTGCAAAGTGctgaaaagaaaatagaagaaatgaCCGAAGATTTGCGTAAGAAGTTTGAAGATGGTTTGAGAATCTTGAGCAGGAGGATCCGTGTGGCAGAGCAAATGCACCTTGAGAACAAGGAGTGGTATCAAAAAACAAGAGACTCGTACgagaaagaaaataatgatctaaaagagaaaaattcAAGGCTACAAGTTGGGGTTCGAGGCATTAAGGATATGACACTGACAGCAAACGATACGTTGGCTTCACTAGACACAATAGCTCTAAAATTTGAGGAGTGTACTGGTCATTTCTTTAATCGAATGTCAAAGGTTTCTTGTGAGCTGAAATTTGTAAAAGATTGGGTTATGAGGAAAAACAAAGCAATAGTACATGTACAAGATGATTTAGACTGCTTACTTGAACAGTTGGACATCAAGGAAGCCGAGATATTAGTGTATAGAGAGAAGGTTTGGAAATCAGACAATAAGGTTAGGGAGTTGGAGaaaatgataaaggaaaaaGACGATAGTATGTTGGCTCTCAAGGAGGAAAAGAGGGAAGCTATTCGACAGTTATGTATTTGGATTGATTACCATCGAAGTCGTTCTGTTTATTACCAAAAATCACTTTCTGTCTTTGGCAGCAGAAAGAACCTTTAG